AACCTAAATGGTTTGGTATTGTTCACCTGTTGACCAATAAATGCCAGTCTATACTGGTCTCGCTGGTTTGAAGCCTTGCTATCAACATATCTTTGAGTGGGTCATATCAGTTTTTACCTTGTTAGTTAGTTACTTTGTTACTATAGCCAACCAGTTTGTGATCTCCCAGTTTGCATCATCACTGGCATTTTTTCATCATTGGCTTATTTTCATTGTTACCCATGCATTTTGATCTTTTGCTACCCTTTCAAGTTCTGATACTTGTGAAGTTTGCATGTTTGATCTTATCCAATAGGACCTAAACTTAAAAATATTGAAACTAAAATTTGTTCAACATTGTGAATAATTGTTTATCATGTAAATTTTCTCCAGATTTTGAAATGTTGATATTCATTTTGGCCCTTTTCCAAATATAGTTTCTTATAATTGATGAAGCTGATCGAATTTTGGAGGCTAACTTTGAGGAAGATATGAAGCAAATATTTAAGTGCTTGCCAAAGGTATGTTGGTCATTCTTATCCTAATCATTTACCTACTTTTTCTCGTTTCCGTATAGTTAAAACTTTGAAGTTAGGAGCTTTTAGTTACTGAAGTTGTTGTCTTCTCTTGCTATTATCTGTAAAATATATGGCTTTGATGAGTGGACTTTTTTCCTGAATTACTAATCCTAttactttataaataaataattaaatgttCTTGATTTGATTAAGAATATTGCTCTGCATAAAGCTTAGTGGTGGAAAAAGATTCCTATAACCGACGTCAAATAGTTAGAACATTATGGCTTGTTGTCATTTGATGTATTAATCCTATTGTTGCTTCTACTTCTTGTTAAAATGCCACACCTTTatccatttatttatttttcattatgAGGGAATGTGCAAGCAGACAATTCCAACTCTGCTGAATATTGAAGCAACTAATATAAGCTGATGTCTGATGCTATTAGTATATGTGTTGGCATATGCCCATTGCAACAAGGGctcttttttctttaaattatacTTTGATAGGGTAAACCTCCAACTTACCAACCGGAGAATAAACCAAATGAGGTAAGTGAtaataactcaataatatgatcAAGGGCTCAAATCTTACTTAATCTTTGTTGTATAGGCTGCCTATTAATGCTCACTAATTCTGACATATGTCTAATTCTCAAAAGTGTTTTGGATTTTCTTCCCATGAAACATTTTGTAATTGACTAAAATAGTGGTGAAAACTTTGCCATAAGCTTCCTCCCTCTCTTATTGTCATGGTTGGcctttattattgtcataacCCGACCTGGTGGGATAACTGACTTGTTAACTTTGTCGAGTCCAAACaattgatcaaaatgcttaagataAGATTAACATTAGTACGCGCATtagacctttataagtcaatcttagttttaCCCCATCTTCGATATGAGATTAATCGAGATGTTACAATCTCCCCCATATAAGGAATTGATGTTCTCGTCAAGGCCTAGCATAGTCCAGATTAAACTGTAGCATAGTGCATGCGAGACATAGTCCAGTGGTGTCTTCACGCCGTGATGTGTCCTCTTACCCTATCCACGGATAATCTTTTCCTACTCAAGCCCTTTACCATGCGCTAATACTTGAtcgactttgataccaattgtcataACCAACCTTATGGGATAATTGGCCTATTTACTTCATTGAACCCAAATCATcggtcaaaatgcttaagctgaagtttacAATATTACACTCAAAACCCTTATAACCTAATCTTAGTCTTAGCCCACTTATGATGCGAGATTAATCTGGGTGTTACAACTAGTCACTCCAAGTGATGCGTCTTAACCTAGACGTTAACTTTTTAGCTTGATTGAGTGTAGACTATATCTTCCATTGTTTTAATTTTATTGTTTGCTTTAGGTGTAGATTAGACCTTTACTTTTAGAATTTTGaagtatttttattagtatttagAGGTTGCATGTGTCAAATAATACTTGAAAATATGAGAAGATGATATAGGATTCTTATCTCTAAAAGTTCAGTACGGGGTGAAGATAAGTAGAATTGTTATCTTATAAAAAAGAAAAGTTTTAGCTTTATGCGTCTCTAAGATTAGGTAATTCTTGCGttattctttttttctatctGGAGTTCTTCCTGCTTCTAATTCCTCTTGATTTGCTTTTCTTCTATACCTTTTGACTCCCTTTCTTGCTGTTTACTACTGAAATTGCTGCCCTATGCTCTGGATGCATGCATATCAGCCAGAGGTTGTTCTTTCATGGGGAAAGACTGCTGGGAGATTCATTCTTGTTGTGCTAGGATTATTCCAGATGAGATATAATCAATAGGATGCCTTTACCACCAATATAGTCCTTGGTTAAGACCTTTTAATTTAGAAGCTTGGCCTTTGACCTAGTTGCCCTTGTTCCTTTCAATTTGAATGTTGTTCCTCGTTTTGAGAGTATTGCAATAGACTTTGTGCTTATCTTTTGCCCAGTAAATGTATAATTTGCTACTGGAGATGCTTTTTTTGTTATTGGATAATTTATGTAAATTTAATGTCTCACTGTAAACTCCTTTCGTGTTGTAATCATAGTTACTTGCAAATTTAATGATTATTTGAGTTTTGCCTTGGATTTAGATTGATTCAAAGATCTCTTTGAATTTTGAGGTATTTCTGCAGTAGGATTCATCACCAACTGGAGCCGATACTAACTAGGGCTCATGAGCTGTTTCTCTTGTTGGAATATGACCTTTTGGATGGCTCATTGATTTCATATGTGGAGTGATGATTACTGCCTCGTTCTCGAACATCTAAAATAAAAAGATTAGCAAAACAGAAGTTTTTAGCTTTAACTTAATATAGTCAgatctaaaatattatttaaagtaattaaataaaatttcaatGGAAGATAActtttgtaaaattatatatataatatatatgatgattatatGTTGTTTAGCTTTAAAAtagtttaattttaaatttaatttaaatgtTGGACTCTGATGTAACCATGTATCTAAAATTGGAGCAATAACCATAATGGAGGCTAAGATCCATGACACATGGGATACATATCTGAATCTGACCGACATAGGCCACTACAGCGGAAGGGTCATCACTCCTATAGTAGCCACAAATTTCTCTTTTAGCCTAGCTTTAGAGCAAAGGTGGTGGAGCCTGGTGTGCTCACAGCCTACACAGTAACAATTTGACGAAGATGATGTATTATTTCACATTCTCTTACTAAAGTTCATTGTGATGAAATTACTATAGCCTAATTATTTCTTTGATCTGATGACAAAACAACAAACTCACACATGGCTTTAAATGCTGATTCAGAATTCCATTTTATCTGAGAATGTACACTATAATGATAAATTTGATCTATAATTGGTAACATCTTGTAATTTTTTTGTTGGTGCATATATGAAATATGGATCTTATAGCAGCTCTCTGTGTTATCAATATGCAGGCAAGGCAAACTGCCCTTTTTACTGCCACCCAAACCAAGCAGGTCTGCAGTTGGCATTGAGAACTTACCATAATGATCTTTAGTTATTTGGTCTAGTCGATGAATATTATATATTATGCAGGTTGAGGAATTTGCTTGTTTGTCATTTAAGGAAAAGCCAATATATGTTGGAGTTGATGATGGGAGGTCACAGGTAAGTTCCAGATTTTCTCATCATTGTGATACTTATGCCTGTTATACTTACTTACAAATTTGATGATTCTGGTTGTTCTCAGGTCACTGTTGAAGGGTTGCAGCAAGGATATTGTGTAGTTCCAAGTAACAAAAGGTTTCTGGTCTTGTATGCTTTTCTGAAGAGGAACCTTTCGAAAAAGATAATGGTCTTCTTTTCTTCCTGCAACTCAGTCAAGTACCATTCAGAACTTCTCAGATATATTCAAATTGATTGTTTTGATATCCATGGAAAGCAAAAGCAGCAGAAACGCACAGCCACTTTTTTTGACTTCTGCAAGGCACAAAAGGGTATACTACTCTGCACTGATGTAGCTGCTCGGGGACTTGATATTCCTGCGGTGGTAAGTTTCATACTTCACTTATTATGCTCTGAATTGGCTAATCCCCACACTGATTTGTAATTTGTCTGTAGGATTGGATTGTGCAATATGATCCTCCTGACGAACCAAAGGTGCGTGTTTAGGCAGATTGCACCATCCTGTTTTCCTTCTAGATGTTCTAAATTTGTATTCATTTTCAGGAGTACATTCACAGGGTTGGCCGGACAGCTCGTGGGGAGGGCAGCGAAGGCAATGCTTTGCTTTTCCTATTGCCTGAAGAGGTGCAATTCCTCCTCTATTTGAAGGTACATGACCTTGCATTAGCATTGCATTTGTTTTACTGCAGTGTTAAGATAATTAATTTGGTTGACTGTTTCTAATAGGAAGCAAAGGTACCTGTCAAGGAATACGAGTTTAATGAAAAGAAAGTGCCAAATTTGCAATCTCACCTGGTAACACTCTTATTTGACCATCTTATCGTCTAACCACTATATGCTTGTGTAGCACAGACTAAGTTTCTCAATGTTATCCTGcaggagaaaatagtgggagaaaACTACTTTCTAAGCCAGTCAGCTAAAGATGCATACAAATCCTATATTTTAGCCTACAATTCACATTCTATGAAGAATGTCTTTAATGTGCACCACCTCAATCTCAAGGTACCAATTAATTTAATGCTGATTGTATATGTTTCTACTTAGACATCTTATAAACAAGCTCCTTTGTGTGCTGAACCTAGTCAAGTCCATTTATAAATTAACATGATGGTTCCAGCATATCTTTGACTTCTCTAAGTTTAATAAGGAGCATTAAAGTCCAAATTCCTGAAAAGGTCTCATGGTTAGAGGTTTTGTGTAATATAGTTAATCCTTAAGGCTCTAATCCATTATATTTGTGCATATTCTATAGCAAAAATTTGGTAAAATTCTAATCTACTGTTGTTCATGTCTTATAGATATTTGGTCTATGGTATTGATTTTGAGGATATTTGGACTTTTCGACAGGATGTGGCTACTTCTCTTTGCTTTGTCTCACCCCCAAAGGTGAATTTAGATCTGGAAAGCAGTGCATCCAAGTTCAGGAAGAAGACGCACAAAATTGATGGCGGCCACCACGGCATCAGTGCAAGCAACCCCTATGGGAGACAGAAGGCTGATGATCAAAGACAGTTTGCACGATACTAAAGCTGGCTGTGGGAAGATGAAGAGTTTCTCGCATCCCACAAGCTGGAGTTGTACAAGTAGAGCTCCATTGAAGATAACTTAAAGCTAATAGATTCATTCTTGTGTAGTTTTGCATGCTACTACTGCCAAGGTTTGGTTTTTGAGAAGCATCATAGTTTGGCGTAATGTTCGGGGTGCTGCATCTTTTAGCAGTGGCGGACTAACAATTGTAGTTCAAGTGAGAATCCAATGTTTTCTCGGTTGCATTATTTTTGACAAGTGTAAGCAATTTTAAGAGTAGGCGTGCATACAACACTAGAAGATAGAAGTCAACACCTGAGTTGCCAAATCGAGTTCTAGTATGGTAGTATATACAGCATGACTAACATATCAAGCTATGCCTGTAGATGGATTGTATATGTAGATAGAAGTTGCACTAGAAGATGCATGTATTAAGTAGCATTGTACTCTTCTAATTGTCTAAATGGGTCAAAAGTAACTCATTTAACCTGCATAATCTGCCACATGTGTCTAAAGTTAGCTAGATTGAAATAATTTAACTGGTTATTCCAACCCCAAATCTAACGCAGAGTGACAAGCTGGTGAAAATTAGCCCTAAAATCTAGGCGAGCTTCTAAACCTTGTTGAGGCATTCATCTTTTTAGGAACATAATAACAAATCTTATAACTCGAGACTTGCCATCATATGATAAATCTAAATTCACCAACTTGGTAAGATATTTATTGACGTCTCAAGAACTCGAAACTAAAAAGCAAATAACCATAAGGTTTCAGGTGACACCATCGTCGTCCCATGTGATGCTGCCGCTAAACTCGATATCAACCCATGCTATTCGTCGACCAAGCGCGATATCACTACTTGGTtcaggtgataccaccgctaggGTTGAACGGTGCTGTCCCCAGCAAATTGCTAGCCCAATAAAAACTCAATCTGGCTTGTGAACTGACTCGTTTATATAACCAAAACTTCGATTCATCCTTTGGCTTCTTTTTAATTGATTGTCCAACATACTAACCAATCATGTATATGTGAACTGACGTACTATTTCTCGAACGCGGACATGGTCGTATAGGGCAGCGTCGGGCTCGTCTTTATCTCGACCCGACTCCACCACGTCAGCGTTTATAAACCCTTCTTCCTTTGGATGGCAATTCGTTCCTTATCCCCTTCCTCACTCTCTCCGCCAAGAGGCCCGATGGCGCTCCGGTCCTTTTCGCCCGCTGCTTCCGCCCGATCCGTCCAGCCAAGCCTCACTGCTGCTAgtcttctcccatcaagaaccggCTCCATCGTCAGAGCACCAGGTTTTCcactgtactctctctctctctgattctGCAAGGTAAGCCTATAATATATTCGGAATGGGTGCATTGAGTACATATATATAGCTTCTGTTTCCGGATTATCTGACAAGTGAATGATATACGGAAAGAATTGATGCGGTAGCGGTACCTTGTAGGTCAGGGATTTCAGTAGCCTTGCGGTAATCAGACTGTGTGGTTGGTTTATAGCAACTATGCACGAGGAGATTGTAGAAGATTTGGAAGAGATGGGAATAGAAAAGTAGATGAATTTCGTCACATTGGCTTTATTTGGTTACTTTTATCTTAAATCATACTAGAACTAGAAGATTATTTCCAATTAGTGTGGTTAAATGTTTTTTCATTTGTAATGAATCGGCCTTTTCTTATGTTGAAGTTGTATGAGATATCGCAACATTTAAGTTATTTTCTTGGAATCTGTTGACATAACTCCCTTGAGCATAAACAATGGAGATGCCTTAGTACTGGTTGAAAATTTTATTAACTTTTGTTAGTCTcatgcttcttttcttttctacttTTTCTGTTAGTACCGAGAAGTTTGTTGCTATTAATAGGTTTCATGAATAAGTAACAAGTTGCTCCATGGCAACAACTTAGGTATCTGTTGGAATTATAATTATACAGATAATGTGCTACCTATTGCAAAGATGTGGCACATTGAATAAGTTCTGACAATTGCTTCCAGTTATTCCCTGATGTCTTCCTTTTTTTGCTTTCTGAAATATGTGAGAACTAATTTTCTAGCTAGCTTTCTGATGTTTCAGATGTCTTTATGGAATTTGGTTGTCTAGCGAGCATAGTTGCATCCTTGTGTTCTCTTGATCTATTGATGTTATCTCAAAATCTGAAGTACAGAATATATGAAAATCCGATCTGGTAAACTCTGTTCTGCAAAGCCAATGCACACATTGATATCACTCTTGAGCAAAATGAATTCTATCTTATAATACTATCCCTGCTGGACTGGAGAAAACCAACCATATGGTCTTTGTTTGAACCCATTATATAACTGACTCGTTGCATGTCATATGCAAACAATAATGTTAGAAAAGGTCTTATCCTTTCTGGAGAAGACCATTGATCTTTGTTTGAAGCCATTACGTATCGTGTGTCATATGCAAGCCTTTACGTATTGATCTTTGTTTGAAGCATACTTTTGTTTGCTTGAATATTCTCCTGATATCTGGCCTGTGCACATGATTCTCAAAGGTCTTTGGTTTATTGTAACCGTGATGTGCACCCTTCCTTTTATCGAATTGGCTGGTCATTATTGCACTCCATCAACTAATTAATTCTAACAATGGTTCTTTATGCAGATACTAGGAATTGGATCTTCAAATCTTGGGACACAGAAGCACATATTACAAGTTTACAAATTACAAAAATAGTTGAGTCTAGCTATAAGGTGGTTGTGATATGCACAAAATATACAATTTTGAGTAAATAGTGACTGATGACAAATTATGATGGCATTAAATTTTATTGAGCAAATAGGATTGGCAACAACTAGAGAGTGAAATTCTAGGTTCAATATGGGATTTCAGATATAACTTGTAATTGTGTCtatttaattgattttttttttttttattataaacataCAATCAGACAATTGATGACGATGCTTTTTACTGATATAAAGCTACCAATTGCTCCTCATTAGGCTAATTGTATCCTATCGACAATTCTATAGTGGGTGGTCAAATGCTTGGTACAGTCTTCAAGTATCTGATGCAACACATGGAAAAATTCTTCTTGTGCTGACCTGTTCAGATTATTAAATTAAGCTCCATGCTGATAGAAATTTAAGATTTGTCACAAAATTTAAAGGATTCAGCATAATCTTTAAAATTTAAATGTGATTGCCCTCTATAGTTTGTGTAATGCTTTGGTAAATTTGCTTCACATGATTGGTCCacaaaattttttctttttttgttgatgtgaATTGTGCATGGTGCTATTTTATCCATAGAACTTCATCAAGTGTCAATTTTTTAAGGAAATCCTCACTTTGGTTCTCTCTAAGATGTGTGGGAAATTCTACAGATGTGTCCAATCATTCTGACCTTATTTTACACACTGAAATTGAGTTTATTACTTTTGATCATGATAATGGAAGACCAATCAACCTTTGATTTGTTACCATTCAGAAGGTACACATACACTTTCTAAATACTCGTCATTCTCAGAGTTTGTAAGCATAGTCTTCTGCAGAACCCTCTGTGTTTGGTTTATCTCACCTATAGCACTATTAGCTTCTTTAGATATTTTCTATTTTCTCTTTCAAGTGCCTCTTGGGCTTCTAGTCTATCAGTTGTTAAAAATTTTATTCAGACTATTGCAAATTATGAAAAGAGAGGAAATATAAAAAATTGAAGAAAGGTCAAGGAGGGTATGAGCATTTACTCTCATAAAGAAAATCTCAGAATCTATTTTGCTGTATCTAGCTGAAAATGTGTCTCATTATTCCTATAATCCTCTCTAATTTCTGACTAATTCAAAGTCCATGAGGAGGTAGCTACTCGACTATATCACaaaatacttgtgaaagattaggcGCTTAAGTCAACCAATAGAAAAAAAGAAACTTGAAATGCAGTACTGGTTATGAATTCATGCATCAATATAGGCTTGTCATACTTTCTCTTCTAGCACTTCTGGTAAAATTGCTTCCATTTAGAGTGTGAACAGAAACATTCACTATAAAGGTCCTTCTTTATGTACAGGAAATATCCGTGGTGGTAATATTTCTTTGGGTAAACACATGTCCTCATTGAGCTCATCTTCAAATTATGTAAGACTACAGGAGGGAGTAAATGCATTCTTTAGTAGTCTTTTGGTATCTAGAAACTCCAAGAGAAGGTAAGTGTCTTTGATGTGAAGAATTTATGTCACTTTCTTCAAAATTCAATGTTATCACTTTCCATGGCATGTTCTTGGTATACTCAGGGCAAGAGTCTTAAGGTGTGCAACCATTGAAGAAATTGAAGCTGAGAAATCTGTGATTGAGAAGGATGCTGTAAGTTTCATCATTACAATTAGATGTATGTTATCCTTGCAACTTATGATTACATCAGGTTTTCAAGGTCATAAGTTCAAATGTTTTACAGAAAGAAAGGATGGAAAAGACCATTGAAACAGTTCGTGCAAGTTTCAATGCAGTGAGGACAGGGAGAGCAAATCCTTCCATGCTTGATCGAGTTGAGGTTAATTAATCTGACATATGGCTTATTTCTGCCATCTTCTTTGTGTTTCATCTTGATTTTAGTGTTGTACTTAACAAGGGTATAAGGCCTTCACATCTTTATGTTAAACAAAGCAGGTGGCAGTTTATTTGTGGCTTTGATATTGGATTTGTCATTTTTAGGACCCAAACCTATATTCTTTTAGAAGTAAGCAGTTGTTTGGTAGTAGTTGATTTAATTTCACTTTGTCTCTTCACCTCATTTATTAATTCTGCACGGATATACCAGATCTTGTAGCTTGATGCATTTTCTGCTATCTTTATTGAACTTCTTTTTTACAAGGAACTTTAGATCTTGAACCCTGATGGAAACCTTTTTGCCTACTATACCAATTATGTTCAATATAGTATAACAAATGCATTTCTGTATTTTTTTTTGCATTCTTCAATTTATTTGACTGGTTAAAAGGTTGTTTTTGGCATGAAGGTTCAATTTTCTTCCAGGTTGAGTATTATGGAAGTCCTGTCAGCTTGAAGAGCATTGCACAAATCAGCACACCAGATGGGAGCACTCTTCTGGTTCAGCCATATGACAAATCTAGGTATACTTTTCAGTTCTCCAAAATTTTTGTTTATGTTTTGTAATACTTGTAGGGGTCTTAACAAGTTTAAACTTTCAGCTTAAAAGCTGTTGAGAAGGCAATAGTAAGTTCTGACATTGGGTTGACGCCAAACAATGATGGAGAAGTGATACGACTAAGCATCCCTCAACTAACGTCTGAGCGTAGGAAGGTTTGTGTATTTGTCTTGTTTTTTAACTGGAAAATGTCTTATCTATTAGAAAGCTAATATGCTTAAGAGAAAAATCCTTGCAAACAAATATGCTTTTAAGATGTTTTTATCTTTATACTTCCAGCTATGCATCATGCCACTTCTGTTTCACCTGGTCATAGTTTGTTGTTATCTTTTACTATACACATTATCCTTAGAAAGgaattaaaaattttgacataGTTTGGGTTTTGAGCTTAATAAGATAATTGCAAAAGTTGTAACGATGCTGTTTTTGCTATAAATGCATTAATTTTTACAcacatttgaacacaagaagtctGTCTGTTTTAGGTTCAGATCATCAATTATTTTGCCTGGTATTCATATAGAAGATTATTTGTATCTTGATAAACTTGACCTTTTTTTCCATATTTTTTATTGCTGTAAGCTTCTTGCATCTCATGGTTTGCTACAAATAGTCATTTAACTATTTGTTGTTCTTTTGGGAAAGGTAAAAAGACTATGTTCCTGAATCATGAAATTTTACAAAGTTGAATTTTAACTGAGGACCCATGTATGAGAATATATTACCTTCTCTGTACTTCATATACTAACATATCACTTGTCTAAAACCTAAGGAACGCTTTGATCCATACACTAATAATGCTATGATTAACATCAAAAGTTTTCAATATAGAGACTCCTTAATACAATTTATTAAGGCTCTACTATCTCTGGCATAATATCTGAAAGTCCCTGCATTCTGCTGTTCCCATAAGAAGAAGACTGTTATTTCCAAAAGACATTTACCACATTGGTTTCCATTTTGTTGCCTTTAAAGTGACGAGGGAACTAATCAACTTTGTTATCAAGGGTCAGACTCATCTATAATCCAACATTGACTCCTAATTCTCTTGTGTATCTACAAGTTAACAAATAGATGAACAGCACAACTTGAATATGGCAGAACTCCCTTGTCGAGCAGATTATTCTTTAAGCTTGTCCCTAACAGCCAACCAAAGTATGAAAACAAATTCAGATATTCTAGCATGGAACCTGGTCACTTTGTGCCAACACGCTGGAGCAATCTTCTCTCTCATACCTTCCTCTACAGTTCTGAGTTCTGACAAATATTTGCCCATTCAAGGAATCTATTTACTTTATCTACTGCTTGAATGATGATGATAGGTTGACAAGGTTACCTAAAATGACTATCCTAGAGAAGAATGGACACAAAGGGTTAACTAAAAAAGAAACTGAAGGTAGTTAACAATGTTTGACTATGTCTAAATAGGTGATAAGATGTAGAATGACTTTCTTTTGTCCGTTTATCCTTTGCTACTATGGCATAAGCATGAAACATGATGTAGAAAGatgatatttcacatcatgagcaAAAGGGAATCCTAGGTCATTATTGGAAGTTTAATAATCATAAGGTTATTCCTTTAAGATCTGATTGATCAGGGTTCAAATCAATGTTCACAATTTCATGTATTGGTACTGTACCATTCAGGGCTCGAATGATTTCGGTCTATACTGGTGTTCTAAGTGTTGGTACGTTGGTATGTGTTGAGTGTTGATACACCGATACATACTATGTGTTGATACATCTGTATATATTGAGCtttaaaaaaaactcaaaaagaaCTGAACAAATAGAGAAAGAAACTGCCCAGTACAAGGCCTGTATCGTCCTGTACCAGCCGACACAGGTCTTGTACCAAGCTTATATGGCGGTACAGGTACCGTGTTGGACAGTACCGGCCTTATACTGGGTCCGCTTGGATTACTCTTGTTCACATACTGATAAGCTGTCGGATCAATAAATACATTTATAGTTGCAAACCTTGGTCGAAATCACATCAATTCTCTTCCTACTTGTAAGAGTAAGATTGCCTACATTGATCCTCCTGTACCTTCCAGCACTTGCATTGGTGGGAGATGTGTGAATTAGGTTCACCCTAGTTATTGGGTAGGTATAATGTTTCCTCTTTTACATGCCAACTGGAAGTCAAATAGAAATCATTTTACCTATGTGTGAACATCTCTAGGATGCACAAGATGTAAGCTTCTAGAAGATTTATAGATGTGTTGGTGAACAAGTTGTCTTCAATTAATTGACAAGTTATGTGTGATAATAACAAAATTGAAGGAGAAAACTAAGGTTTAAGTCAAGAATACTTTTATTTCCCAATTGACCATAGTATTATGGTCGATGATATATTTTAGGGTTAAATTAGGACATGGATGAACTGAGGTCTGAGATTGGGTACTTTGGGATATACAACCTCGGATAAACTAATTGACCATTGGGTGTTCAAGAGCCATCCTTTAACTAGTGCAACATTGATGTTATTGGTGTTCATACAAAATTGATGAATTCCTCATCATTCTTTAAGAAATTAGATATGAACTTATGAGTCAAAATTAACCCAACCCGTCTTGCACTTACGATTTAACAAGATTCAGAGGAACTTGCTaataaaaagtttttttttcatgATTAACTAAATTGATGCCTTCTGAAACTTTCTTAAATTTTAGATTTGCCAAGCTATTTCCTGATCTTTTCACATTAACTGCAGGAGTTATCAAAAGTTGTTGCTAAACTGACCGAGGAAGGAAAGGTACATCTCTTCAACATATGCTTCACCATTGAAGTGCTATGTCAATATCTTTTTATGTGGATTTTGCAATTTTCTCATTGATTAATTTTCTCAACTACAAACATCTC
This DNA window, taken from Musa acuminata AAA Group cultivar baxijiao chromosome BXJ3-7, Cavendish_Baxijiao_AAA, whole genome shotgun sequence, encodes the following:
- the LOC135642030 gene encoding ribosome-recycling factor, chloroplastic-like — translated: MAIRSLSPSSLSPPRGPMALRSFSPAASARSVQPSLTAASLLPSRTGSIVRAPGNIRGGNISLGKHMSSLSSSSNYVRLQEGVNAFFSSLLVSRNSKRRARVLRCATIEEIEAEKSVIEKDAKERMEKTIETVRASFNAVRTGRANPSMLDRVEVEYYGSPVSLKSIAQISTPDGSTLLVQPYDKSSLKAVEKAIVSSDIGLTPNNDGEVIRLSIPQLTSERRKELSKVVAKLTEEGKVAVRNIRRDAIKAYEKLEKEKKLSEDNVKDLSSDLQKVTDEYMKKIETIQKQKEKELLSV
- the LOC135642422 gene encoding DEAD-box ATP-dependent RNA helicase 27-like, whose protein sequence is MSPAVEFHQVRKEKKPNKKRKNRPKPDVGADAISVEGPVPVAEEEEVQHEEENEEKCHRDSDEEKDDAREARDGDDVGDGAEETAPSAKKKKKGFGILTSEPFSRLPLSDLTMKAIQEMGFENMTQIQTRAIPPLLAGKEVMGAARTGSGKTLAFLIPAVELLHNIHFMPRNGTGVIIICPTRELAIQTHAVAKDLLKYHSQTLGLVIGGAGRKGEAEHLAKGVNLLVATPGRLLDHLKNTKGFIYKNLTFLIIDEADRILEANFEEDMKQIFKCLPKARQTALFTATQTKQVEEFACLSFKEKPIYVGVDDGRSQVTVEGLQQGYCVVPSNKRFLVLYAFLKRNLSKKIMVFFSSCNSVKYHSELLRYIQIDCFDIHGKQKQQKRTATFFDFCKAQKGILLCTDVAARGLDIPAVDWIVQYDPPDEPKEYIHRVGRTARGEGSEGNALLFLLPEEVQFLLYLKEAKVPVKEYEFNEKKVPNLQSHLEKIVGENYFLSQSAKDAYKSYILAYNSHSMKNVFNVHHLNLKDVATSLCFVSPPKVNLDLESSASKFRKKTHKIDGGHHGISASNPYGRQKADDQRQFARY